The Candidatus Binataceae bacterium genome contains the following window.
AGCGCGGCGGGAGTTGGCGCTGCGAATCTCTATTCAGTAGTGGCGGAGGTATTTGCGGAGCTCGCTATGAATGCTGTGCAGCACTCGCAATCCGAAATTGGCTGCCTTGGCCTCATTCAATTCTATCAGTCCGACAGCGGCGAGCGTTTTGTTTGCGCAGTCGGCGACGGTGGAATTGGAATCAAAGCATCTTTGGAAGCTAACCCGGATTTGCGGCGACGCGCGACCTACGACTGGACAGCAGTCGAGATGGCCCTAGAAGAGGGAATATCCGGCACCGGCTCCAATAGGCGTGGCATCGGGCTGTTTGGCGTAGCGGAGGACATGGCCAAACCGGGTCGTCGGCTCATTATTCACTCTGGAATCGGCCTTTTGCGCAGAACTGGCGGAGGGGCTAGATCCGGCGCTAGCCGGACGCCTGTGCTCTTCCCCGGTACACTCGTGTCAGCCTCAATTCCTACATAGGATTAGGTGTCGTATGCGTTCAGTAGAGGTATTCAAGCACCTGAAACGGAAAATTCTCGTTACGCGCGAGTCGGCAGCGGCGCTGCGCCCGGAAATCGATTCTTCGATCAAAGCTGACGGGCAAGTCGTCTTGGACTTCGCGGGAATAGACGCCGTAACTCCCTCATTTGTTGATGAGATTCTCGGGATAATAGACGACGCGCGAGCCGATTCGTCTAGACGAGAGTTGCAAGTCACTTTTAGGCACACGCCAACATCTCTTTCGGAGAAGTTCCTCGCTATTGGAAAGCGCCATGGTGCGAGGATGTCCCAATCAGGCCCCGATGCGTGGGAAATCACGAACGTTGGTGTTTGAGCGCCTGAGGTCCGGTCGAGCTGTTCCTATCCTATTTGTTAATCGAGCCATCTCCGGCTTGCGAGCAAGCCTCTGAAGGTATTTCTGGCCCCGAAGTCTTTCGTCATCGAGCCACGAAAGTCGAGATTTCCTTCTTCAGCTAAGTGTCCAAAAGTGTCCAACATGATCTCGCGTGAGATGATCTGGCAGGAGATCAGAAGCGGAAAAACCCTTGATTCACAAGGGTTCTGTGGCCTGAACTGATCTGGCAAAACGGCCTCTACAGATTAGCAATCTGGTGCCTTCGACCACTCGGCCGCCTCTCCACTGGAGCATTGATAGCTTATGATCCGCGCCCGCGCGCGTGAAGCTCCGCGCGGTCTATTTCTGCCGGCCGCGAACGGAATCGGAGGAGGGGAACGCAGAACATTTGCACCCCGAGCACGAACCTTCAGAACATGAAACGCCTAGAACATCGCCGGGAGTTTGCGCGTGCCGAGAAAAAGCCGACCGGTCGATTCCCACATCGCGGGATTGACCATCACGTGCTGCGTGACGGTGTGGGCGTCGCGCAGGCATCGCTGCAGCGGATGGCTCGCGAAGATCGATGAGCCGCCGCCCTGGTCGTAGGCCAGATCGACAGCTTTGCGCGACTGCCACGCGGCGTTGACCGCGGCGAGCCGCAGGTCGCGATGAAGTTCGAGCGGCGCGCGGCGGCCCATGTGCACAGAATCCCAGGCCGCGTCGATGGTCTCGAAGAGGAAGGCGCGCGCCGAGCGCAGCGCTGCTTCAGCCTCGGCCACCGCGGTCTGAACGCGCACGCTGTCCTTGAGG
Protein-coding sequences here:
- a CDS encoding DUF4325 domain-containing protein, with protein sequence MRSVEVFKHLKRKILVTRESAAALRPEIDSSIKADGQVVLDFAGIDAVTPSFVDEILGIIDDARADSSRRELQVTFRHTPTSLSEKFLAIGKRHGARMSQSGPDAWEITNVGV